From a single Oreochromis niloticus isolate F11D_XX linkage group LG3, O_niloticus_UMD_NMBU, whole genome shotgun sequence genomic region:
- the LOC102076196 gene encoding zinc finger protein 239, whose protein sequence is MGKEMRKKHRCQQCEKAFHNLKQLRRHQRCHTEERLYSCDQCEKTYKTVRTLNVHKKTHSGEKPHMCEVCGSEFISLAKFSTHIQRYHTGERPHHCQQCDKVFVTRGELKIHQMVHTGEKPYSCGECGKSFSWLSNLLRHQRIHTGVKRFTCEECGKSFTRLDNLKAHKNIHTKEMFFSCEQCGKAFYSSSNLRTHVVMHTGEKSHRCDQCGKTFTTPQQLRIHTRIHTGEKPHKCRHCDKTFSSQASRTVHERIHTGTRPYSCEECGKRFTYFGALKVHRNHHTKEMLFSCEQCGKVFTSRSAFYYHKRIHRKKQQ, encoded by the coding sequence ATGGGCAAAGAAATGCGGAAAAAACACAGATGTCAGCAATGTGAGAAGGCTTTCCACAACCTGAAGCAACTCAGGAGACATCAGAGATGTCACACTGAAGAAAGactgtacagctgtgatcagtgtgagaaaacatacaaaacagtACGCACACTAAATGTTCATAAGAAAACGCACAGTGGAGAGAAACCACATATGTGTGAGGTGTGCGGCAGTGAATTTATCTCATTGGCAAAGTTCTCAACTCACATTCAACGGTATCACACCGGAGAGAGACCGCACCATTGTCAGCAATGTGACAAAGTGTTTGTGACCCGAGGCGAACTAAAGATTCATCAGATGGTTCACACAGGAGAAAAGCCCTACAGCTGCGGTGAGTGTGGGAAAAGTTTTTCATGGCTTTCCAATCTTCTCCGTCACCAGCGCATCCACACTGGGGTGAAACGGTTCACCTGTGAGGAGTGTGGAAAAAGTTTCACTAGATTAGATAATTTAAAGGCGCACAAGAACATccacacaaaagaaatgtttttctcCTGTGAGCAGTGCGGTAAAGCTTTCTATTCATCATCTAACCTTAGGACTCATGTTGTTATGCACACTGGAGAGAAATCGCACAGATGTGACCAGTGTGGGAAAACATTCACCACGCCGCAACAGCTGAGAATCCACACACGTATTCACACTGGAGAAAAACCacacaagtgcagacactgcgACAAGACTTTTAGTTCACAGGCTTCCCGCACAGTACATGAACGCATCCACACTGGAACAAGACCGTACAGCTGTGAGGAGTGTGGGAAGCGTTTCACTTACTTCGGTGCTTTAAAGGTGCACAGGAACCACCACACAAAAGAAATGCTTTTTTCCTGCGAGCAGTGCGGGAAGGTCTTCACTTCTCGTAGCGCATTTTATTATCATAAAAGGATCCACCGAAAGAAACAGCAATAA